A genome region from Bufo gargarizans isolate SCDJY-AF-19 chromosome 2, ASM1485885v1, whole genome shotgun sequence includes the following:
- the FEM1B gene encoding protein fem-1 homolog B codes for MALEGLSVYVYKAAAEGRVLTLAALLLNRTESEVRSLLSSVTQHGGQRSTPLIIAARNGHSKVVRLLLEHYGVDTQQTGTVRFDGYVIDGATALWCAAGAGHYEVVKLLVGHGANVNHTTVTNSTPLRAACFDGRLDIVRFLVENNANIGIANKYDNTCLMIAAYKGHTDVVRYLLGQRADPNARAHCGATALHFAAEAGHLDIVRELVTWKAAMVVNGHGMTPLKVAAESCKAEVVELLLAHSDVDLQSRVEALELLGASFANDRENYNITKTYQYLYLAMLERFRDPDNILHKEVLPPISAYGMRTECRTPRELDAIRHDTDALHMEGLIVRERILGSDNIDVSHPIIYRGAVYADNMEFEQCIKLWLHALQLRQKGNRNTHKDLLRFAQVFSQMIHLNEPVKAHDVENVLRCSVLEIERGMTRVQNPQEPDAHSALENHECNLYTFLYLVCISTKTQCSEEEQSRVNKQIYRLVHLDPRTREGCSLLHLAVDSSTPVDDFHTNDVCSFPSASVAKLLIDCGANVNATDNVGNTPLHLIVQYNRPISDFLTLHSIIISLVEAGAHTDMTNKEKKTPLDRSTTGVSEILLKTQMKLSLKCLAARAVRLHNIKYQNQIPRTLEEFVEFH; via the exons ATGGCCCTGGAGGGGCTGTCAGTGTATGTGTATAAGGCGGCGGCTGAGGGGCGCGTGCTGACGCTGGCGGCTCTGCTGCTCAACCGAACGGAATCGGAGGTCCGGAGCCTGCTCAGCTCGGTCACCCAGCATGGCGGACAGCGCTCGACTCCTCTTATTATCGCTGCTCGCAACGGGCACAGCAAGGTGGTGCGCCTCCTGCTCGAGCACTACGGGGTGGACACCCAGCAGACTGGCACCGTGCGCTTTGACGG ATATGTGATCGATGGAGCGACCGCCCTGTGGTGTGCAGCTGGTGCCGGACATTATGAAGTGGTGAAGCTGCTCGTCGGCCACGGAGCCAATGTGAATCATACAACTGTAACCAATTCCACTCCACTAAGGGCGGCCTGCTTTGATGGGAGACTTGACATTGTCCGCTTCCTTGTGGAGAATAATGCGAACATTGGTATTGCCAACAAGTACGACAACACGTGCCTAATGATTGCTGCTTATAAGGGCCATACGGATGTCGTTCGTTACCTCCTGGGGCAGCGTGCTGATCCAAATGCCAGGGCTCATTGTGGAGCTACAGCTTTGCACTTTGCCGCTGAAGCTGGACACTTAGATATTGTGCGCGAACTGGTTACGTGGAAAGCTGCGATGGTTGTCAATGGTCACGGGATGACCCCATTAAAAGTAGCAGCTGAGAGTTGCAAGGCGGAGGTGGTGGAACTGCTTCTTGCGCACTCGGATGTTGATCTCCAAAGTAGGGTAGAAGCGCTAGAGTTGTTAGGCGCATCCTTTGCCAATGATCGTGAAAATTACAATATTACCAAGACTTATCAGTACTTGTACCTGGCCATGCTGGAACGCTTCAGAGATCCCGACAACATCCTTCACAAGGAGGTCCTTCCCCCAATTTCAGCCTATGGCATGAGAACTGAATGTCGCACTCCGCGCGAGCTGGATGCTATTCGCCATGATACAGACGCATTACACATGGAGGGCTTGATTGTGCGGGAAAGGATTCTTGGGTCTGATAATATTGATGTGTCACATCCGATAATCTACCGAGGTGCCGTGTACGCAGACAACATGGAGTTTGAGCAGTGCATTAAGCTTTGGTTACATGCGCTGCAGCTACGGCAAAAGGGAAACCGAAACACGCACAAAGACCTGTTGAGGTTTGCTCAGGTATTCTCACAAATGATCCATCTGAATGAGCCGGTGAAGGCACACGACGTGGAGAATGTCTTGCGATGCAGTGTCTTGGAGATCGAACGTGGTATGACTCGGGTTCAGAATCCACAAGAGCCTGATGCTCATTCTGCACTGGAAAACCATGAATGCAATCTGTACACTTTTCTCTACCTCGTCTGCATCTCCACCAAGACCCAGTGCTCAGAAGAGGAGCAGTCGCGCGTCAACAAACAGATCTATCGGTTGGTGCACCTAGACCCTCGCACCCGGGAAGGTTGCAGCCTCTTACATTTAGCAGTTGACTCTAGCACTCCGGTAGATGATTTCCACACTAATGACGTTTGCAGCTTCCCCAGTGCCTCTGTAGCCAAATTGCTTATAGACTGTGGTGCGAATGTCAACGCTACGGACAATGTAGGCAACACCCCGCTTCATCTGATTGTCCAATACAACCGTCCCATAAGTGACTTTCTTACGTTGCACTCCATCATTATCAGCTTGGTGGAGGCCGGTGCTCATACAGATATGACAAACAAAGAAAAGAAGACCCCGCTGGACCGGAGCACTACTGGGGTGTCTGAGATCCTTCTAAAAACACAGATGAAGCTGAGCTTGAAGTGCCTGGCTGCCCGGGCCGTGCGTCTACACAACATTAAATACCAGAACCAGATCCCACGAACACTTGAGGAGTTTGTAGAGTTTCACTAA